The Nocardioides sp. cx-173 genome segment GTCCACACCTGTGGATGACGGCTTGCCGGTCCCGGCGTGCGCGGGTTAAGTTCGGGCCACCGAGGTTCCCCCGCAGCCTCCGACCGGCCCGGCTCGACGGGGTCTGTGACCTCCGCCACACCGGTGGGAAAAGGCCATCTGACCTGCGAAGACATCAGATTCATACCGGTCCAGCTGCGTCTCGGACCGGCTCTGTCCACAGACACAGAGTCGGGTTCACAACCTGTGGACAAACTTGTGGAGACAGCGCCGCCCGGATCGGGCGGCACGATTGACTCGGGCACGAAAGGCGGCGGGAACCACGTGGAGCACATGACGTCCGACCTCGACCAGGCGTGGCGGCAGGTCGTCAACGACCTCCAGCCCAACCAGCGGGCCTGGCTGCGCGCGAGCAGGCCGGTGACCCTGCACGAGAACACCGCGATCATCGCGGTGCCCAACGACTTCACGCGGGTGCAGTTGGAGGGCCGCCTACGCGGCCAGCTCGAGGACGCGCTGACGGTCAGCTTCGCGCGCGAGATCCGGATCGCCGTCACCGTGGACGCCACGCTGGATGAGGGGCAGATGGCCCCGGAGCATCCACATGTCGCTTCGGAGACAAGTCGAGAGATCGACATGTCGACAATCTCCCAGGCCCCGCCGGCACCCCCGGCACCGGTCTTCGTGCCGGAGGCCACCGAGTCGGTCAAGGGCAGCGCGCTCGAGACCCGGCTCAACCCGAAGTACACCTTCGAGACCTTCGTCATCGGCAGCTCCAACCGGTTCCCCCACGCCGCCGCGGTCGCGGTGGCCGAGGCGCCCGGCAAGGCGTACAACCCGCTGCTCGTCTACGGCGACTCCGGTCTGGGCAAGACCCACCTGCTCCACGCCATCGGCCACTACGTGCGCAGCCTCTACGCCGGCGCCAAGGTGCGCTACGTGTCGAGCGAGGAGTTCACGAACGAGTTCATCAACGCGATCCGCGACGACCGGCAGGACCGGTTCAAGCGGCGCTACCGCGATGTCGACGTCCTGCTCATCGACGACATCCAGTTCCTGGAGGGCAAGACCCAGACCCAGGAGGAGTTCTTCCACACGTTCAACACCCTGCACAACGCCAACAAGCAGATCGTCCTGACCTCCGACCGGGCGCCCAAGCGACTCGAGGCACTCGAGGACCGGCTGCGCAACCGGTTCGAATGGGGCCTCATCACCGACGTCCAGCCGCCCGACCTCGAGACCCGCATCGCGATCCTGCGCAAGAAGGCCGCGATGGACCGGCTCACGGCGCCGCCGGACGTGCTCGAGTTCATCGCGTCCAAGATCCAGACCAACATCCGCGAGCTCGAGGGTGCCCTGATCCGGGTCACGGCGTTCGCCAACCTCAACCGCCAGGAGGTCGACATGACCCTGGCCGAGATCGTCCTCAAGGACCTGATCCCCGAGGGCGGCGAGCCGGAGATCACCGCCTCGCTCATCATCGCCCAGACCGCGTCGTACTTCGGGCTCAGCATCGAGGAGCTCACGGGACCGAGCCGCGGGCGGCACCTGGTCATGGCGCGGCAGATCGCCATGTACCTGTGCCGGGAGCTGACCGACCTGTCCCTGCCCAAGATCGGGGCGCAGTTCGGCAACCGCGACCACACCACGGTGATGTACGCCGATCGCAAGATCAACCAGCTCCTGGCCGAGCGCCGGGCGGTCTTCAACCAGGTCAGCGAGCTGACCAACCGCGTGAAGATGCAGGCTCGCCAATCCTGACCGGCTGACCCTTGTGGGCCCTAGGTTGGTGCCCATGAAGCCTCTCTACACCGCCTCCGCCGTCGCCACGGGCGACGGCCGCAACGGCCACGTCCAGTCCACCGACGGCCTCGTCGACACCGACGTCCGGACCCCGCCCGAGCTCGGGGGTCCCGGAGGCGCGACCAACCCTGAGCAGCTCTTCGCCGCCGGGTACGCCGCGTGCTTCCACTCCGCCCTCAAGATGGTCGCCGGCAAGGCCAACGCCGACACGACCGACTCCGAGGTCGTCGCGGACGTCTCCCTCGGCTCGAACGACGACGGTGGCTTCGGGCTCGCCGTCCAGCTCGAGGTCACGCTGCCCGCCCTGGAGCGGGACCTCGCCGAGCAGCTAGTGGCCCAGGCGCACGAGGTGTGCCCCTACTCCAACGCCACCCGAGGCAACATCGAGGTCACTCTGACGGTCGCCTGACGCCCTCCCCTGCCTGTGGACGAAGGACCCGCGAGGTCCGAACTACACGGGGAGGATCTGTGGAGGAGCGGCCGGGTCCGTCCCGGGACGGATCGTCGTTCCACATCCGCGGCGAGCCGCCCCGCGCTCCTCCACAGCGCCATCCACCCCTCGGCACGCACCTGACCTGCACGTACGCCACTTCTCCACAGTTTCCACCGACGCTATGACGACTACCTACCTGTAACTGTCCAGATCCTCGGTGCACGTCTACCTGGGCCCCTGCCTGGGGATGACTCGTGCGGTCGGTGCCCACGTGGCAGGATGCGCATCCCAGACTTGTGTGATTCCGAGCCACTCCCGAAGGATCCATCGTGAAGTTTCGTGTCGATCGTGACGTGCTCGCCGACGCCGTCGCCTGGGCCGCCCGCAGCCTGCCGGTCCGCCCGAGCGCCCCGGTGCTGGCCGGCCTCCTCATCGACGCCTCGGACGACGGCCTGGTGTTGTCGTCCTTTGACTACGAGACCTCCGCTCGCGCGACCCTGACCGCCGAGGTCAGCGACGAGGGACGCGCCCTGGTCAGCGGCCGGCTGCTCGCCGACATCTGCCGCAGCCTGCCGGCCAAGCCGGTCGACATGGCGCTGGACGGATCCCGGGTCACCCTCACCTGCGGCTCGGCCCGGTTCACGCTGCAGACGATGCCGGTCGAGGACTACCCGACCATCCCCCAGATGCCCGAGGCGACCGGCACGGTGCAGAGCGACGTGTTCGCGCACGCCGTCGCCCAGGCGGTCACCGCCGCCGGCCGCGACGACATGCTGCCGGTGCTGACCGGCGTACGCATCGAGATTGACGGGTCCACGATCTCGCTGCTCGCCACCGACCGCTTCCGCCTCTCGCAGCGTGAGCTCACCTGGGACCCCCGCTCGCCGGACGAGTCCTTGGCCGCGCTGGTCCCGGCCCGCGTGCTCGGCGACACCGCCAAGTCGCTCACCGCGGGCAGCGAGGTCAAGATCGCGCTCTCCGCGAGCGGCTCGGGCGAGGGCATCATCGGCTTCGAGGGCAACGCGCCCGGCGGCCTGCGCCGCACGACCACGCGCCTCCTGGACGGAGAGTTCCCCAAGGTCCGCAGCCTCTTCCCGGCCGAGAAGCTCACCGTCGCCAAGGTCGACAAGGCCGCCCTGATCGAGTCCGTGAAGCGGGTGTCGCTGGTCGCCGAGCGCAACACCGCCGTCCAGCTCGCGTTCAGCGACGGCGTGCTCACCCTGGACGCCGGGTCGGGCGACGAGG includes the following:
- a CDS encoding organic hydroperoxide resistance protein; its protein translation is MVPMKPLYTASAVATGDGRNGHVQSTDGLVDTDVRTPPELGGPGGATNPEQLFAAGYAACFHSALKMVAGKANADTTDSEVVADVSLGSNDDGGFGLAVQLEVTLPALERDLAEQLVAQAHEVCPYSNATRGNIEVTLTVA
- the dnaA gene encoding chromosomal replication initiator protein DnaA, translating into MTSDLDQAWRQVVNDLQPNQRAWLRASRPVTLHENTAIIAVPNDFTRVQLEGRLRGQLEDALTVSFAREIRIAVTVDATLDEGQMAPEHPHVASETSREIDMSTISQAPPAPPAPVFVPEATESVKGSALETRLNPKYTFETFVIGSSNRFPHAAAVAVAEAPGKAYNPLLVYGDSGLGKTHLLHAIGHYVRSLYAGAKVRYVSSEEFTNEFINAIRDDRQDRFKRRYRDVDVLLIDDIQFLEGKTQTQEEFFHTFNTLHNANKQIVLTSDRAPKRLEALEDRLRNRFEWGLITDVQPPDLETRIAILRKKAAMDRLTAPPDVLEFIASKIQTNIRELEGALIRVTAFANLNRQEVDMTLAEIVLKDLIPEGGEPEITASLIIAQTASYFGLSIEELTGPSRGRHLVMARQIAMYLCRELTDLSLPKIGAQFGNRDHTTVMYADRKINQLLAERRAVFNQVSELTNRVKMQARQS
- the dnaN gene encoding DNA polymerase III subunit beta; this translates as MKFRVDRDVLADAVAWAARSLPVRPSAPVLAGLLIDASDDGLVLSSFDYETSARATLTAEVSDEGRALVSGRLLADICRSLPAKPVDMALDGSRVTLTCGSARFTLQTMPVEDYPTIPQMPEATGTVQSDVFAHAVAQAVTAAGRDDMLPVLTGVRIEIDGSTISLLATDRFRLSQRELTWDPRSPDESLAALVPARVLGDTAKSLTAGSEVKIALSASGSGEGIIGFEGNAPGGLRRTTTRLLDGEFPKVRSLFPAEKLTVAKVDKAALIESVKRVSLVAERNTAVQLAFSDGVLTLDAGSGDEAQASESIEADIEGEDITTGFNPQFLLDGLTAIDEAVVELAFTQASKPVVLSGAVEDGGADSGFRYLLMPRRLLS